The Candidatus Paceibacterota bacterium genome window below encodes:
- a CDS encoding ATP-binding cassette domain-containing protein produces the protein MDKTPKNLDNIIEVKDLRKDFGKSTAVKDISFNVKKGEIFAFLGPNGAGKTTTIRMLTTLLHPTSGTITLNGFSTVHDPDNTRKSFGIVFQDPSLDTELTAYENMQYHAVLYGVPKTIYKNRIEELMRLVELWDRKDDLVKNFSGGMKRRLEIARGLLHHPKVFFLDEPTVGLDPQTRNKIWSYLKNLNQKEGITIFFTTHYLEEADRTAERIAIIDHGTIVAQGTPTELCAETSTKSLEEAFLSITGRTIRPEDTSAKDDFKAHARLFRR, from the coding sequence ATGGATAAAACGCCTAAAAATCTAGATAATATTATCGAAGTCAAAGACCTTAGAAAAGACTTTGGAAAGTCGACGGCCGTCAAGGATATTTCCTTTAATGTTAAAAAAGGAGAAATTTTTGCTTTCCTTGGACCAAATGGCGCCGGCAAGACCACTACTATTCGGATGTTGACCACTCTTTTGCATCCTACATCGGGCACGATCACTCTCAATGGTTTTAGTACTGTGCACGATCCAGACAATACCCGTAAATCTTTCGGTATCGTTTTTCAGGATCCGAGCCTGGATACCGAGTTGACGGCTTATGAAAATATGCAGTACCACGCTGTGCTCTACGGTGTGCCTAAAACAATTTATAAAAATCGGATTGAGGAGCTGATGCGTCTTGTCGAGCTTTGGGATAGAAAAGACGACCTGGTAAAAAATTTCTCCGGCGGTATGAAGCGCCGTCTGGAAATTGCTCGCGGGCTGCTCCATCATCCAAAAGTTTTCTTTCTCGATGAGCCGACGGTTGGTCTCGATCCTCAGACCCGCAATAAAATTTGGAGTTATCTCAAAAATCTAAATCAAAAAGAAGGAATCACAATCTTCTTTACCACTCACTATTTGGAGGAGGCCGATCGGACGGCTGAGAGGATCGCTATTATTGATCACGGCACAATTGTAGCTCAGGGCACTCCGACTGAGCTCTGTGCCGAAACATCCACCAAGAGTTTGGAGGAGGCTTTTCTCTCAATTACCGGCAGGACTATCCGTCCGGAGGATACTTCAGCCA